The DNA region GGTGCTCGCCGCGCTCGACGATCCCGGCGCCGGCTTCGCCCCTGGGCTGCGGCGGCGGCTGGCCGACGCCCGGGAGTACCTGGCGGTCGCTCCGACGGTGGTGCGGGTCGCCCGCGACGTCGACGTGCCGGCACCGCCGGCACGGCTACCCGCCGCACCGGCGGACCCGCAGCGTCTGATGGCGTTGGCCGAACGGTGGAACCTCGCCGGATCCTGTCGGCGGCTGGTCGACGCGATGACGCTCGGTCCGGCTACCGCAGCGGCTCCGTCACTGCGGCCGTCAGGCCTGGAACCCGTTGAATCCGCCTGAGCCACCACTGGAGGAGTCCCGGTCACCGGTGCCAGCGGCGGATCCGCTGCGCAACGGGGTGAACCCGGTGGGCCGCGCCGGTGGCGGCGGCGGCGCGCCGCGCCGCTGCGCGATCCGCGCGTCCAGGTAGGCGGCCGCCGCCCGGTCCTCCTCAGTGGGGGCGGACAGCACCGCGTAGACCAGGCCGATCACCACCAGCAGCACCGCGACGCCGATGGGGACCAGCAGCGTCGCGGCGGTGGCGCCGCTGAGCAGCCCGGTCGGCTCGTGCAGGTGCACCGACATGGCGGTCATCCCGGTGAAGTGCATGCCGTTGACCGCCACGCCCATCAGCAGCGCGGAGCCGGTCATCGCCAGCGGCCGACGGACCGTCACCGCCAGCCACAACGCCACGGTCGCGGCGACCACCGCGATCACCACGGACAACGCGACCCGGCCGGCGTCGTAGCCGATGTCGCCGTTGAGCCGCATCGCGGCCATCCCGGTGTAGTGCATCGCGGCCACCCCGAGGCCGGTGAGGACCCCGCCGGAAAGGATCTTCACCAGTGACGGACGGCCGAACCCGACGAGGAAGAGGCCGAACCCGACGGCCGCGATGGCGATCACCGCGCTGGCGATGGTGATCGCGATGTCGTACCGGATCTGGGTGCCGGCCACGCTGAAGCCGAGCATCGCCATGAAGTGCATGGTCCAGATCGCGGTGCCGCCGATCGCGAACGCGGCGAGCACCAACCACCAGGCCCGTCGACCCGGGGTGTTCGACTCACGGACCCGCACCGCGCAGATCAGACCCAGAAACGAACCGAGCACCGACAGCGCGTAGCTCAGTGTCGGCGTGATGAAGCCGTACTCGAAATGGTTGATCTCTGCCACGTCCGCCCCTTCATGGCCCTGCTCACCGGGCTGTTTCCCCGGAAACGATCCTGAGCAGCCAAAAGGCTCTTCGCAAGCGAACGATCGGTTGTTTCGAGGGTCCGTGTCGACATCGTGACGTTACGGCGCGGACAGCCACCCCACCCCACTACGGACGGCAATCCACCTGTCGACGAAAGGTCAGCTGACCGCGTTGAACGCCAGCACTCCGCGTTGCAGTGCGGACACTGCCTGTGCGGCGGTCCTGGTCAGCTGCTGCGACGCGCCGTGCGCCTGGGCGAGCTGCCCGAGCAGATCCGCCACCTGCCGGGCCCAGCGCACGAAGTCGCCCGCCGGCATCTCCCCGTCCAGACTGTCCCCGCTGGCGAGCACCTTCGCCAGCGGCTCACCGCGCGCCCAGCGGTACACCGGCCAGACGAACCCAGGATCCGGCTCGCGGGTCGACTCCAGCCCGGCGGCGGCCTCGTCGGCCTCCAACTGCGCCCAGATCGCCGCGGTCGCCTCGACCGCCGCCGTCACCGGACCGCGAGGCAGGGCCGCCCGCTCGTCGGTGTCCCGACGGGCCTCGTACACCAGCACCGACACGGCCGCGGCCAGCTCCGCTGGCGCCAGGCCGTCCCAGACGCCCCGGCGCAGACACTCCGCTACCAGCAGGTCGGTCTCGGCCCAGATCCGGCCCAGCATCCGGCCCGCGTCGCTGACCGTACCGTCGGCGAGCAGGTAGCCGCGCGCGGTGAGCAACCCGCAGACCCGGTCGAAGGTGCGGGTCAGCGACCCGGTCCGGCCTGCCACCCGGTCACGCAGCTCATCGGTGTCCCTGGCCAACCGACGCCGCCGCTCCGCCCACCGGGCGTGCTCCTCACGGTCCGGGCAGCCGTGACACGGATGCCGGCGCAGCTCGGACCGCAACTGCGCGACCCGGTCGTCGGCCCCGTCGTCGCCGCCCCGGCCCCGCCGCCGACCACCGTGGCGGTGCAGCCCGGTGCCGGCGACCGCCGACGCCAGGTCCCGGCGGGCGGCCGGGGACCGGTGGTTGAAGTGCTTCGGTACGCGAATCCGCGTCAACACCTCGGCCGGCACGGTGAAGTCGCTGGCCGCCACCCGGCCGGCCCAGCGGTCCTGGGTCAGCACCAGCGGACGTGGCTCGCCGAACCCTCCCGTGTCGGGGTCCAGGACCACCGCCAGACCGGCACGGCGGCCCGACGGCACCCGGATGACGTCACCGACCCGCAACCGCTGCAACGAGTCCGCCGCCGCTGCCCGCCGCTGCTGCTGACTACGGCGGGCCAGTTCCCGCTCCCGGTCGGCGATCGCCACCCGCAGGTCGAAGTACTCGTCGAAGTCACCCAGGTCACAGCTGACCTCGACGCCGTACGCCTCGATGGTCTCGATGTTGCGCTGCACCTGGCGGGCCAGGCCGACCACCGACCGGTCCGCCTGGAACTGCGCGAACGACGATTCCAGCAGCTCACGGGCGGCGTCCGCGCCGACCGAGCCGACCAGGTTGACCGCCATGTTGTACGACGGCCGGAAACTCGATCGCAACGGGTAGGTGCGCGTCGACGCCAGCCCGGCGACGTGCCGCGGATCGACCTCCGGGGACCAGACCACCACCGCGTGGCCCTCCACGTCGATCCCACGCCGACCGGCCCGGCCGGTGAGCTGCGTGTACTCGCCCGGGGTCAGGTCGACGTGCGCCTCACCGTTGAACTTGACCAGCCGCTCCAGCACCACGCACCGGGCCGGCATGTTGATGCCCAGCGCCAATGTCTCGGTGGCGAAGACCGCCTTGATCAGGCCTCGGACGAACAGCTCCTCGACGACCTCCTTGAACGCCGGCAGCATCCCGGCGTGGTGTGCCGCCAGGCCCCGCTCCAACCCGTCGAGCCACCCCCAGTAGCCGAGCACGGACAGGTCCTCGGCCGGCAGGTCGGCCAGCCGCGACTCCGCCACCCGGCGGATCTCCACCCGCTCGTCGGGGGTGGTCAGCCGCAGCCCCGACGCCAGGCACTGGGCGACCGCGGCGTCACAGCCGGCCCGGCTGAACACGAACACGATCGCCGGAAGCAGCCCTTCCCGGTCGAGGCGTTCGATCACGTCGGCGCGGGCCGGCGGACGCCAGCGTGGGCCGCGCCCACCGGAACGGCCCCAGCCCGGCCCGTGGGTGCGGCCGTCGCCGAGCTCCAGCCGGCGCAGCATCTCCCGGCTGTAGCGCACCAGCTCCGGATGTACGTCGTGTTTGCGGGCCGCGTCCGCGTCGTGGAACAGGTCGAACATCCGCCGGCCGACCAGCATGTGCTGCCACAGCGGCACCGGACGGTGTTCGCTGACCACCACTTCCGTCTCACCCCGTACGGTGACCAGCCAGTCGGCGAACTCCTCGGCGTTGGACACCGTCGCCGACAGCGACACCAGGGTGACCGACGACGGCAGGTGGATGATCACCTCCTCCCAGACCGCACCCCGGAACCGGTCGGCGAGGTAGTGGACCTCGTCCATCACCACGTACGCGAGACCCTCCAGGGTGGCCGACCCCGCGTAGAGCATGTTGCGCAGCACCTCGGTGGTCATCACCACCACCGGCGCGTCACCGTTGATCGCGTTGTCGCCGGTGAGCAGCCCCACGTTCGCCGCGCCGTGGCGGTCCACCAGGTCGTGGTACTTCTGGTTCGACAGCGCCTTGATCGGCGTGGTGTAGAAACACTTGCGCCGTGCGCCACCACCGGGCGACCCGCCCCGCAGGGCCAGATGGACCGCGAACTCGCCGACCACGGTCTTGCCCGCGCCGGTCGGCGCGCAGACCAGCACCCCGCTGCCACGCTCCAGTGCCTGGCAGGCCGACCGCTGGAAGTCGTCGAGGTCGAACCCGAGATCGAGGGCGAACTCCGCGAGGGCGGGAAAGGAGGAGGCCTGCGCGGCCCGGCGGCGCGCTGCGGCGTACCGCTCGGCGGGGCTCGACATACCGCAAGATTAATCCCCGCCGTCCGACGGCGTACCGCTCAGGGCAACCTGCGGGGCGGATCAACCGGCTCGATAGGGTGCAGGCGTGCCGGAGCATCCCGAAAGTCCCCTCGCCGACGTACCCGCCGGACCCGTGCACGAACCGGCGGTGGGTGTCCCCGGGCGGCCACCCAGCCGGCCGGTGGAGGCGGTGCTGTTCGACTTCCACGGCACCCTCGCCCAGGTCGAGGACGCCGTACGGTGGGTCACCCAGGGTGCCGCCAGCTGCGGCGTCGACCTCGACCGGGGGCGGGCCACCGTACTCGCCGACCGGCTGCTGACCGCCGGTCGCGCCGGCGGGCCGCTGCCGGCCCGGGTCCCGCCGCAGCTGGCCGAGGTCTGGGCCGAACGGGACCTGTACCCGCACGCGCACCGGGCGGCCTACACCGGGCTGGCCGCCACCGTCGACAGCGGCGTCGACGGACTGGCCGAGGCGCTCTACGAGCGGCTGCTCGTCGCCGACGGCTGGCTGCCGTACGCCGACACCGCCGCCACCCTACGGACGTTGCACGCCGCCGGGGTGCCGGTGGCCGTGGTGAGCAACATCGGCTTCGACATCCGGCCGCATTTCGCCGCGTGGGGCCTGGCCGACCTCGTCGACGCCTGGGCGCTGTCCTACGAGGTCGGCCGCTGCAAACCCGACCCGGCGATCTTCCACCGCGCCTGTGGGATGCTGCGGGTCGACCCGGAACGCACGCTGATGGTCGGTGACACCCCGGCCGACGCCGGAGCCGTCCGGGCCGGCTGCGCCGCGCTGGTGCTGCCGGCGGCCGAGGCCGGACGCGCCAACGGGCTCGCCGCGGTGCTGGACCTGGCCACCGGCGGACCGGCCAGCTGACCCGACGTGGCGGAAAGGAGCCCGGACATGGATCTGCCCCGCATCTTCACCATCCGTGAAAGCGGCCACCGGATCCACAACCCGCTGACGGCGGCCAAGTTGGCCGCGCTGGGCGACGCGCTCCACCTCGCCCCCGGGACCCGGGTGCTCGACCTGGCCAGCGGCTCAGGCGAGATGTTGTGCACCTGGGCGCGGGATCACGGCATCACCGGCACCGGGGTGGACATCAGCACGGTCTTCACCGCACAGGCCCGCGCCCGAGCCGTCGAACTCGGCGTCGCCGACCGGGTCGAGTTCGTCCACGGTGACGCCGCCGGCCACGTGGCGGACCACCCGGCCGATCTGGCCGCCTGTGTCGGTGCCACCTGGATCGGTGGCGGCGTCGCCGGAACGGCCGAACTGCTCGGCCGCAGCCTGCGCCCGGCAGGCCTGATGCTGATCGGCGAGCCGTACTGGCGGCGGACCCCGCCGGACGAGCAGACCGCGACGGACTGCCACGCAGGCGCCATCGCCGATTTTCTGCCGCTGC from Solwaraspora sp. WMMD791 includes:
- a CDS encoding MHYT domain-containing protein; its protein translation is MAEINHFEYGFITPTLSYALSVLGSFLGLICAVRVRESNTPGRRAWWLVLAAFAIGGTAIWTMHFMAMLGFSVAGTQIRYDIAITIASAVIAIAAVGFGLFLVGFGRPSLVKILSGGVLTGLGVAAMHYTGMAAMRLNGDIGYDAGRVALSVVIAVVAATVALWLAVTVRRPLAMTGSALLMGVAVNGMHFTGMTAMSVHLHEPTGLLSGATAATLLVPIGVAVLLVVIGLVYAVLSAPTEEDRAAAAYLDARIAQRRGAPPPPPARPTGFTPLRSGSAAGTGDRDSSSGGSGGFNGFQA
- a CDS encoding DEAD/DEAH box helicase — encoded protein: MSSPAERYAAARRRAAQASSFPALAEFALDLGFDLDDFQRSACQALERGSGVLVCAPTGAGKTVVGEFAVHLALRGGSPGGGARRKCFYTTPIKALSNQKYHDLVDRHGAANVGLLTGDNAINGDAPVVVMTTEVLRNMLYAGSATLEGLAYVVMDEVHYLADRFRGAVWEEVIIHLPSSVTLVSLSATVSNAEEFADWLVTVRGETEVVVSEHRPVPLWQHMLVGRRMFDLFHDADAARKHDVHPELVRYSREMLRRLELGDGRTHGPGWGRSGGRGPRWRPPARADVIERLDREGLLPAIVFVFSRAGCDAAVAQCLASGLRLTTPDERVEIRRVAESRLADLPAEDLSVLGYWGWLDGLERGLAAHHAGMLPAFKEVVEELFVRGLIKAVFATETLALGINMPARCVVLERLVKFNGEAHVDLTPGEYTQLTGRAGRRGIDVEGHAVVVWSPEVDPRHVAGLASTRTYPLRSSFRPSYNMAVNLVGSVGADAARELLESSFAQFQADRSVVGLARQVQRNIETIEAYGVEVSCDLGDFDEYFDLRVAIADRERELARRSQQQRRAAAADSLQRLRVGDVIRVPSGRRAGLAVVLDPDTGGFGEPRPLVLTQDRWAGRVAASDFTVPAEVLTRIRVPKHFNHRSPAARRDLASAVAGTGLHRHGGRRRGRGGDDGADDRVAQLRSELRRHPCHGCPDREEHARWAERRRRLARDTDELRDRVAGRTGSLTRTFDRVCGLLTARGYLLADGTVSDAGRMLGRIWAETDLLVAECLRRGVWDGLAPAELAAAVSVLVYEARRDTDERAALPRGPVTAAVEATAAIWAQLEADEAAAGLESTREPDPGFVWPVYRWARGEPLAKVLASGDSLDGEMPAGDFVRWARQVADLLGQLAQAHGASQQLTRTAAQAVSALQRGVLAFNAVS
- a CDS encoding HAD family hydrolase is translated as MHEPAVGVPGRPPSRPVEAVLFDFHGTLAQVEDAVRWVTQGAASCGVDLDRGRATVLADRLLTAGRAGGPLPARVPPQLAEVWAERDLYPHAHRAAYTGLAATVDSGVDGLAEALYERLLVADGWLPYADTAATLRTLHAAGVPVAVVSNIGFDIRPHFAAWGLADLVDAWALSYEVGRCKPDPAIFHRACGMLRVDPERTLMVGDTPADAGAVRAGCAALVLPAAEAGRANGLAAVLDLATGGPAS
- a CDS encoding methyltransferase domain-containing protein — translated: MDLPRIFTIRESGHRIHNPLTAAKLAALGDALHLAPGTRVLDLASGSGEMLCTWARDHGITGTGVDISTVFTAQARARAVELGVADRVEFVHGDAAGHVADHPADLAACVGATWIGGGVAGTAELLGRSLRPAGLMLIGEPYWRRTPPDEQTATDCHAGAIADFLPLPELLEQFQELGYDVVEMMLADQDSWDRYAAAQWLTMRRWLDRNPDDDLADEVRQELATEPARYARATREYLGWGVFALMRR